The DNA window GttattttacatattcaaaaattaagttaaatttcaAAAAACAAGCCTGCTACGTGATGGGCAGAGGAAAATAGCACTTTGTCAGTTCTGAAGCATTATTAGTTCTGACATCAGGATGCTACTACTGGGTCTGATTTCAAAGCCAGCACCGTGGTCAGAGGCCTTATGGCACCAGCATAACTAGTGGCAATGAGAAGAGTTCATTCCCAGTCAGTAAACTTTTCTGAGCTTCTACTGTATGTCTGACACTGTACTAAGTGCTTTGCCTCTCTAATCTActttatcctcacaacagccctgtaatacattattatatattattatgccATGGTATCAAGGTTACAAGATTCATTGAGAACCTAGCATCTGAACTCAGGTTTCTTTAATTCCAATGTAAACAATAATGATATCACTGAGGATCTGCTATGtaacaagcactgtgctaagtactgaGTCTGTAATCCTACATTGTGGAAACAGCCCTATACAGTGAAATAGGACCTTCCTCAGGCAAGGCAGTAGGGGCTAAACATGAAGTCTGCCTCCCTCTCTAGTGTCTTGGTAGATATTTAAGATCAGAGCTTAATCACTTTAGATATAAAGATACAGCCAAACTGATGTGCAGATCACCCCTGGGAAGAGTCACACAGGAAGCTGCAATCATAATCATAATACATCTTTGTAGCTTGGTGTAAATCACAGGTTTCTGTGACCTTAGACAACAGGCAAAAGATTGGATTAGCACCAGCTTTCTCAACCTcaacactattgacattttggactgggTAATCCTTGTCGGGGGTGGTCTTATGCTTTGTAGCATATTTAGAAACATTCCTGGCTTCTGCCCACTAGATGCTGGTagccactccccccacccccacccggttGTGAGAACCAAAAGCATCTCCAGACAtcgccaaatgtcccctggagagGGGAGGCGCAAATGGTTGCCAATCGAAAACCACTGGACTAGATGATCTTCGAGGTCCCTCCCATCTCCAACAGTCTGAGACTCTGGGACCAGAGGACAGATCTTTGGTAGGAGGAAAGGGTAAAGAATGTGAGGGAGCAGTGAGCTGGGAGAATTCCCTCCATCCATGTGACACAGAACTAGTCCAGGACAAAGACTGTGCGGGGAATGGCCTCTCTTGAATGGAGTCTCCTTCCACTGATAACTCTCATCCTCATTGCAGCATCTGTACCTAAGAAGGCAGCTCTTGAGAATATTAAGCCAGGACCAGATgcagtgagagcactggaatGCAGCAAAGGCCTTCCCCAGGAGCCAGGCGGCCAACTGGAGAAGAAAACCTCAGAACACTCCCTAGGCTCTCGACATTCAAGTGAATTAGAGAAGAAGTTGGATGCAGAGAAGGCGGTGGAGGAGGGTGGAGAGACTGGCCAGGTGGAATGCAGCGCTCTGCAGGAGAGCCCTGGGGCCAGAGGCGAAGCAGCGTTTCTCCATGAGATGGTAAGGTGGACTCACTGCCTGGTCCAGCCAGTAGGGTCCTCTTTTTCCCAGGGACTCTtggtacaggtttttttttgttgttgtttgtttgaagaACCAGTTTCTGCCAAAGGGACTTTACGGCACAGGCTTCTAATCAGGTCTGGGATTTTTTTGCAGTGAACTTATCAGGGATCCTATGGTGATACAAAGTAACCATCCAGCTCAGATTCCCTAGGACCGACTCAACTCTAAATATTTCTGACCTGAAGTCACCATAAACCAGTAACATGTCCTGGGAATGTAATGACATTCAATTCTGGAAGCAGCACAAAACCTGCTTCTCATGTCCTGGTCCCAAACGTGATGACTATTCATGGGGGCCAGCTCTCTTCTTCCAGACATCCTGGATGGACAGTTGTCTATGTTTATTTGTAAAAATCTTCTGTAAGATTTTCAGGATCTATTCCTTCCTCCTATGGCTCTGGAGAACTTAAAACATGATGCCAGAGCGTACTAAACCTTTTCCACTTTTTAGAGGTGGGATTTTCCAAGGTCttttgcggggtgggggggatatTCTTGCTCAAGATGAAATCGTGAGGAGGTTTTCCAGGGACATCCAGGGAGGAGTCTTGCATTTGAGAAATAGCTCTGTGACCTGGAGGAGTGTgccaaagaggaaaagaaaacactttgcCTTTTAACTTGCTTCCAGGAACTTGGTTTCTGGGACACGCACGAAAGGCTTGTGGACTGGGAGTTAGGGTAGTGCAAGCACACCGAAGTGGCCTCTGGAGAGCTGAATAAGGGTTCCCGTAAGGTGTGTTTGTATTTATAGAAGGAGAAGGTTGCAAAGAGTATTATGGGGATTGAATTTGAGGAGGGATCAAGTATGAATGACATTGCTTTGAGAAGCAGATGAAGTTAATGCTAGAAGGAGAACCAGGCTGGATTCATGGAAACAAGTAAGAGcagcaattcattcattcatttaaaaacatgtattaaaCACCTATTTTGTGTCAGACACTCTGCTGAGCACTGGGATCACTGCAGTGTACAAGACGGTCACCATCACTGTCTTCTTGGAGCTGACAGCTTAGTAGGTGAAAGGTCATTAACCAAGTCTTTTCTAGGGTGCTATGGAAGTATGAGTTCTGTGGGAGCATATAACAGGGGGATGCAACCTagtcagagggaggaggggggtcagggaagacttctctGAAGAATAGATATTTAGATTGAGAACTTAGCTAGGAGAAAGGGGTAAGGAGCAGAGTAGGAAGGGAGAGACTCTCAGGCAGAAAGCGTAAGATGTGCCATGAATTTGAAATGGGAAAGAGCACGAAACATTCAAGGAACAAGAACAAGGCTGGAGAACGGGAACGTGGACTAGAGAAAGTAAGGCTCAGAGCAAAGCAGGAGCCACGTCAGGCAGGGTTGCTTGGAAGGGATTTGGAGCTTAACCTAAGGGCAAAGGAAACTCTTCTGATTTGCTcagaattttatcttttaaaggtCACTCTATGCTGTGAGGAAAGTGGCTTGGAGAAGGGCAAGACAGGAGGCAGGGATGGCAATTAGAAGGCTAGTCTGTGGCAGACCAGGCGAGAAAAGATGGTGGCTTAGACTAGAGTTGGGGAACCGGGGATAGAAATGGAAGGCTTTCAGAGCTATTTGGAAGGTCAAGTGAATAGGACTTGGTAAAGGAGACTCGGATTTTCCCTTAATTTCCCCAACAGGACTTGGGGAAATTAAGAAAGTACAGTTAATGATGTCATGGCACACGGTAAGCATAAATAAACAGCCACAGTTATTACTAACGCTGTATCCTTTGTGTGCTGAGGTTAGCGCCGCCACGCACTGCTCCAGTCCCTAGACTCTCCCTGGGAAACAGTGCGGATGTCCGCGCTGAGAGAGTCTTTGGTTCTAAGTAATCAGTTTCTTGATGTTTTTCAGGATGAAGATGATCTGGCCAACACCCTGATCTGGCCTGAGATTCAACAAGAGCTGAAAATTATTGAATCTGAGGAGGAACTCTCCTCCTTGCCACCACCTGCTCTAAAGACAGGCGCGATTCAGCCTATTCTTGAGTCTAGTCCAGGGCCTTTTGCTTCCCCGGAGCCTCCTGGGAGCCTGCCTTGTGGCTCCGCCCCAGCTCCAGTTTCCACCCCTCTGGAGGAGTGGACTAAGGATCCAACCAATCAGAGCACACAGGGCACTTCCGCAGCAGCCAATAGAGAAAAGCCGGCGACAACCAGCATCCTGCATAGATCCGAGCCTGAAAAGGGCCAGCGCCCAGACCCCGCCAGCCTGACTCCTCTGGAAATGGTTCCATTTGAGAAGTCTCCTCCACAAGCAGCAGCGGAGGCGGGGGGCCCAGGGAATCCGTCTCCTCTGCTCctgcctgctcctcctcctccgcctccAACTCCTTTGGAGGAGGCGCCTCCAGTCCAGCTATTGAAGGGTGGCCCTGAGAGAGAAGACTCGTCTGGGAATTTGAGAACAAACCCATATAGAGATCAGCTAAAGTCCAAAGGCAGCCCTGGGATCCCCAGTCTTTGTCAGGGAGAGGAGGCCTCTTCAGAACAAAGTGAAAAGCAAAATTCAAAGAATGCTGCTTCTGAGGGCAAAGGCTCTAGCTTTCCAAGCCCAACCAGGGAGGTTGAGATTTCCCCACAAGGAGAGGAGGATGTAGCCCACTTAGTACAGGAGCCCTCAGACTGTGATGAAGATGACACTGTGACCGACATTGCCCAGCATGGCCTGGAGATGGTGGAGCCCTGGGAGGAGCCCCAGTGGGTGACAAGTCCCCTGCACTCACCCACCCTTAAAGATGTACAAGAGGCCCAGATGCAGGGCCCCCAGGGCCACCGACTGGAGAAGAGGCTTTCCCACAGGCCCAGCCTTCGCCAGAGCCATTCTCTAGATGGCAAAACCACGGTTAAGAGCCAGTGGACTCTTGAGGGTTCCTCCTCCAGCAGCTGTGCTAATCTTGGAGCAGAGAGGAATTCCAACCCTCTGCAGCCCTTGGCACCCAGGAGCGAGATTACTGGATGGGATGAGAAAGCCATGAGGTCCTTTCAAGAGTTCTCTGGCCTGAAAAGGACAGAGGTTCCTCACAACCAGAAGGGACCAGGTGGTTTGCAGCCCAAATCAGCAGAATCCAGCCCTGTCAGTCCAGCAGAGGGAAAGGAACTGGGGACACACCTGGGGCCACACAACCCTCAAATTGAGCAAGGTAGTGATCCTGGGCCAGAAAACAGCAAGGAGAATTCACCAGGTGTGCAGGACAGCACCTCACCGGGAGAGCATCCCCCAAAGTTACAGCTGAAGAGCACTGAATGTGGGCCCCTAAAGGGGAAAAATAGGCCTTCTTCTCTCAACTTGGACTCTGCCATTCCCATCACTGACCTCTTCCGGTTTGAGAATGTGGCCTCATTTGGTTCACCTGGAATGCAGCTCTCTGAGCCAGGAGACCCAAAGATCACATGGATGACCTCATCTCACTGTGAAGTAGACCCCTGGAGGGTTTACTCCCAGGACTCTCAGGACCTGGACATTGTTGCTCATGCCCTGACGGGCCGCCGTAACTCAGCTCCTGTGAGTGTGTCAGCTGTGAGAACCTCCTTCATGGTCAAAATGTGCCAGGCCAGGGCAGTCCCAGTCATCCCACCCAAGATTCAGTACACCCAGATCCCACAGCCCTTGCCCTCTCAGAGCTCAGAGGAGAGTGGGGCTCAGCCCCTGGAGAGGAACCAAGAGGAACCCGGCTCAACTGCTGGCACCTCTCAGAAACTTGCCCAAGATGATTCTCTCTCCTCCTTGGAAAGCCCAAAGGAAGAGAAACCAAAGCAAGATACAGGAGCCATTGAGTCCTTGCCAATGGATGCCACTGCATCTCGCATGTGCGAGGGATCCACCCTTTCTCCAGAACCAGGGTTAGTTAACCTGCTCTCCACTCAGGATGCGGCAGTGCAATGTAGAAAGCGCACATCAGAGACAGAGCCATCTGGGGACAACCTTctttcttccaaaatagagcGACCGTCAGGGGGTTCTAAGCCTTTCCACAGGTCAAGACCAGGAAGACCTCAGAGCCTCATCTTATTCAGTCCTCCTTTCCCCATCATGGACCACCCGCCCCCCTCATCTACAGTGACAGATTCCAAGGTCCTGCTGTCCCCCATCCGAAGTCCCACCCAGACAATTTCCCCTGGCCTTCTTTGTGGGGAGTTGGCAGAAAACACATGGGTCACACCAGAAGGGGTTACACTTAGGAATAAAATGACCATCCCTAAGAATGGCCAGAGACTGGAGACCTCAACAAGCTGTTTTTACCAGCCCCAGCGGAGATCAGTGATTCTGGATGGCAGAAGTGGGAGGCAAATAGAATGACATCAGTTCACCTGCTGGTGTCAGAAAATGTCATGATTCATCTGGAAGTTATTACAGAGGCAACTTGCCTTTATTCCAGGCAGAGGTTATCCAAGTTTGGGCTTATTTTGGCCTCTTCTCTTTCTTCAGCCTTTTGACCATTTACTAATTAGGCCATTTGCCAGAAGAGAGGTCAAGGGAAGGACCAAGAGATGACATTTAAATAAGCCTATTTGAGCAGGCAGGGAAAAGTCAGGTTAGGGAAAAGGATGAAATGCTGGCTTCCAGTGATATTTGGGGCTTATAAGTTGCATCACTCCCCCATTGACATTATCTAGTACTGTTGAGAGCTGGATGTGATAATgtcttttgaaagaaagaaatcctttgCCCGTGTTGGAAAATGTTGCTATTGAGGTTTGAAGGCCTCCTATTTACTTCATGCTTTTTAATGCTCTTTAAAGCATGTGTTCTTTTAGACCACTTTTCTGATAAGCTTTGTAAAAGTGTACTATCCAGAGTAGAAGCAGGTTTGGAAATGCAAACTAACGTACACTTAGTACATCCAGGTGGGTGAATATAGCCGTGCTTTCCCTGGAATCCCTGCAGATCTATCCCAGATGGCTCCATATCCCAGCATAGAAAATCAGAATCTATACTCGAGAGCAAACTCTGAGACTGGCACAATCCAAGAAGACTTTCTGGCTCTGGCTTTTATTAATTTGGGACTCCAGCTGCCATGATCCTGCCCTGTGATTTATAAATCCAGTAGTCGGGCAGGGTGGGGACTGAGCTGAGGGTTACCTCAATGAAATGTGTGAAATCTTCATTTAGTGTGAGATAGTGGTCTGCTCTCCTTCCAATATCGGAGTTCGCCAACAGATTGTCATCATAGAGGAAAGCCTCACACATAGGCAGAACTACCCTCCAAACGTTAAGTGTTTAAATCGGTGGGACCTTCACAGAAGACACCTCTAGCTCAGTTTCACTCTCCTTCCACACTAGGCTGGGGCCCGAGTACCAGAGAGGATAAGGGGGGAGCCCTAGGGGGAGCCCTAGGAGGAGCGGGATAGAACCTTTGCAGGGTGGCCATCACTCCCGCTTGGTGAGAACTGCCCTTcttgaaaatgtatttcattttaaccAGTGGGTACCTTCCTTTCTCCCATTGGTCAAGAGCAGATTTGGGacacccctcccccttccatAATCCCCCTCATCCAGCACCCACCCCAGGCACTCAAATTTGCTCTTCTCCTGTCTATATGCAAGCAGAAGCAATAAACCAATctgattttatttcagttatttagaACTTCAAATGGTTCTTTCCTTTTCAGCTGGAGAGAGGAAGAATTAACATAACCTGCTGGCAGATTTTTGGTGCTCTTCCAAAAAGGGCTTCACAGGAGCCCTTCTCAATGCAAAACCCATCAGGGTATCAACACTTTCAGACCTTCTAAGACAACTATCTTGtttgagaaacaaagaaagatagGACCTATTTTTAGCTCTATGCACCTCTTCTCAGGTTCAAGGCTGGCTGAACTCTGTCCAGAACCTCAGTCGCTGCAGACATTTCTCTAAGAGCTCGCAGTACCTCTGGGTAGACCTCACAACCAAGGCTGGCAATGGGCTGGGTAGGGGCTGATCTGAAGTTACCTCCTCCAGTGAGAAATTGGAAGCAGATGTCCTGCAACAGATATgtattcctctctcccttcttctctgaGAAGCCTTACAGAGAGTTTTGAAATCTTGTCCTATACCTTTTAAGCCAGTGTCTGTGACAGAGATAAATGGCAAGCCAGCCGACGAGTTCTGCTCTCAGAGGGCACTGAGTGAGCAAGGGGAGCAGTTAATAGGCCTTTGGTCAGTGGTTTTTGCATTGGGTGAGCAGACACTGGACCAACAGCCAAGGAGATGTAAACCCGTAAGAAAAGTCCTATGGTATAGCATTTTTTCCCTAGGCAAGAAAGGTGAAGGAATATAGTGGTGCCAGATGAGGAAAGCCGTGTTTAGGAGATTTGAAAAGTACATTTCTGCCTTATTAGAAAATGTGGCAGACAGGCTTTATGTCAGTATCAGTACACTGTGGTGTCTCCATTTTGATAAAGACCATGATCCAGTTAGGATGTGAGAGGGAGGGAACTGCACTTTGCTTCACCATCAGAACTCTGAGCCaagtaatgaaatatttaaactattttatgattatttaaaatttctgtaacACTTAgaggatatatttttatttgaggaTAGACTGAGAAGCCACCATTTACATAACGAGTTCAACTTGAGGCACCTATGTAGATTTATTAAATGACTGCCACGTTCCTTAGACTCTGACATCTTTCATTTGTAGCATCATCTTCAGAAGTGTGTGTGGATGTCATCCACAtgtcatcacacacacacagagtgtgtGACAACTGTCTGGAGATATTCCCTACTCTGAGCTTTCCCAGCCAATCAATCCAGAAGGCCTTGGAAGCTGACTCACCTTCTTAGTCAGTGTCCTGCTGCTAAAATACGGACCTCTCCATAATCATAAACTTCCTGTGAGCTGGGGCTAGCCTGGCACTGATGAAATTCCATTCCATGACAAGGAAAATTCATTACATTTTCCCCTTGAAATTGTTCCCCCCAAATCTCCTGAGATTACCTATTTGGTCATCCACTTGGGACTGAAAAATGAACCCCCTGAGAATGGCTGGATGGAAATCAGACTGCCTGCTTCCATctaggggaaggagagaagaggtaCTGCTATTTATAGGAGGATCTACATGGTGCCCTAGAAAGGGCTACAGAAACAAATTCTCAAAAGGCACCTTCAAATAAACTATGAGTCATCAAAATGGGGTGGCTGATTTTAAATGCTGAATTTAAAGTGAAATGCATGCATATTCTAATGTTTCCTTCAGTGTTAATGGTTGCCTAATAAGATAATAACCTATATTTATTGGCAAAATGGCCCTCCCAggccaacctttttttttttttttttttgccaaaaggTAGCAGGTAGAGggaatttagtttttattctctGCTTCAAATGGAATATGAAGGGTCCTGATCAAAAACCCCGTTAAGACACTGTTAGCCTAATCTAAGccctaaaattcaaaatattggcCAAGGCAAAATTCTGAATTCTGGGGagattaaaaatgtaaacatcatCATCCTCAACAGACAATATTTATCAAGAGCTTAGTAATATTGCACTGGGTACCTCAGAACTCTGAAATTCTTGAAGAGTCTAATGaaaaaggggagagggatggtAGCAAATGAAACAGCCTATAAGCAACCAGGAGCAAGATCTCGAACCATTAAGTTACCAAAtgaaagcagcaggggaaaacaGGTAGCAACTTAGCATCTTTTAATATGATTGCTAATAGTGTTCAAGTTACCTACTGACTTTAATCAAATTAAACACAATTACAAATCCAGTAGAAGGTACCAGGAAGACATTCAGGTGTTGAGAATTTTGCTTTGATCACTTAAAAACTTAGAGAGTGGTAACTAAGAATAAATAGTTCTGAGGTTTTGCATGGTCTTAATTAGTTTGGCTGTGAAGTCTTGTTGGATCTCGGCAAATGAGCCAGGTAACATCAGGGTTCCATACTCCTTGAGAGGGGGTTTTAGACACTTCCATCATCACAAAATGGGTTAACTCCTGTTGATGATGAAGCCATAGGTCCAAGATAAATTGTTACTTTCATGTCTAATATTTAGCACATGATAATCACGTTTGCCTGAAGTTGGGTGGGTCAGTCGATTGTCTACACGGGCCTTGTGTTCTGCCTGAAGAGCTACTGGGAAACCTAAGATTCATTTGTCTGGGATTGGAATGGGAGAGGTTCAGGGTAGGTCCAATTCCCACCAGGATTGATTAGGACTACATTCTACCATGGCCTGTCCTATCTGATGACAACATGAATCTTGGGGTTAAATGTTGCCAGGAGTATGATTTCAGGCATTTCAGCAGGAAGGTCAGTTCAAAATGTGGAATGACAAAGCATGTGCCCTCCCCTGTCAACACCTTTCCTAGCAAAGTTAGACCAGAAGAGGGAGCAAGCACCTTTCCAAGCATGGAGAGGAATGGGAGATGGTAGAAGGGTGACTGCCTAAGATCAGGATAAGTCCAGATAGTATAAAATTGGGGCCACCACTGATCAACTGGCACACATTTAGTAGCGTTGAAGTTCATGAGCAATGCAGGGGTCACTTCTATGAGGATGAAGGAGGATGTAGTTACATATAAGAAACCTATGAAATACAGAGCCATGTGTTTTACTGGATGAATCACAATGCTTTGCATTAACTTAATGCCATAGTACTTCCTGGCTTATAATTCTGTAAGGTAAAGCACTTTCTCAAAGGAGTCTATTAGAAAGCCACCTGATTTCAGCTGTTTGTTGAACTTGACAAATATGTTTCCAAAGATATAATCAGAATGTTTTTCTATTGAttaaaaaagcataaatattAAACCTACCCTTAGAGACATTTAAGTGTAATTAAAACATtgttatgctttaaaaatatactctAATAAATGATATAAAACATAATGCTCATGACGGCACTATGAACTAGAGGACATGGGATCAGCAAAATCAATAATAGGAAAAGTGGACTTTATGCATTCAGGCTCATTGTTCTACTTTGTTCTGTTTGATGTCATTTTTTATTACTTCAAGGTTTGGTCTCCTCACAGCACAAGTCCTGATCGTTTGCTTCAGTAAAATGTTCTTGCTTTGTTATTTTACATCTTAATAATTGTCAAATATTTGCAACTTCACTCTCTTACTGTTGCAATCATACATGTCACCCAATATACCCAGTATAAATCAATGGATGTTGTcatgaaaaatgagaaggaaaaaaagctatTACTTCTCAAAACTCCACAGCTTAAGGAGTTATGTGGGTCTACCTGCAAAGATGTGAACTcattttttcagtgatttttgTTGATGGTGCTCTGAGGGTTTTTCCCTCAGAGCAAAAGTTTGCTATCCTGGCATATATTATCAcagaagggggttgggggaggggagagaggcacTCAGTGAGTTGAAATGACAGGCCCTTAAAAAAACAATCATACAGCCTAGGCTCACAACTTGGTGATATTTGCAGTGAAAAATATTGTTGCCAAGGGTATTAAAATTCTAGCATTTCGGCAATATTCTATTTAGAACTTTACACCACTCAGGCCTGCTCTTGTTCCCTCATTGCTGCCATAAATGCCTTTTATCCTATATACTCCCAGATCCCCCCACTCCTGTTTCTCTGAGTGAGCCTACCACCCTTCCCTGCTGCCAAACTGGCAATACACAGTTCCCCTCACTCCTAATCTTTCCTCCAGTTCCTCTAGAGTCCTTCTCTCCTTGAATCTCTTCACTGAACGTTGCCTCCACTTCTTAGACTTCAGTAAAAGTTGACACTCACCTGAGGACACTTCTTTCCCTGCCCATTTCTCCCACATTACACAGACTACAAAAACCCCAGAAATTTTATCCAGTTTCCCACTCCTGCTTCTGCACCATTTCTTCCCATCTCAAGCAAAAATCTCATTACTGAAATTTATGGCATCCAGCTATTTTACCTTTTCTGTTCTTTGTGGCCATGATGTAGTCCATATGCCAGATTTCCCAGTTTTCGGCACCAGACTCCCTGTTTCCTCTCTACCTCCTGTCCCATTGTCATCCTGGGCGACTTCAACGTTCCTGAGGAAAACTCATCCTACACCCTTGCCACAATTgcttacagctttttttttttttttgcattacgtgggcttctcactgctgtggcctctcccgtcgcggagcacaggctccggacatgcaggcccagcagccatggctcacgggcctagccgctccgcggcatgtgggatcttcccagactggggcacgaacccgtgtcccctgcatcggcaggcggactctcaaccactgcgccaccagggaagccctgcttacaGCTTTTGCCTCTACTGAACTTTGACCATCTGCTTCCAGGGTTACACATCAGGCTGTTTCACAACCCAGAACTCTATGATCCTGAACTCCCATATTCTTCTCAGAACTCCTATCTTTGCTCCTTTATTCCTTCtacttgctcaagatcactaatGCCTGACCCAGGCCTGCTCTTTCTGATGGCCAGTACCCCCACCAGACAT is part of the Mesoplodon densirostris isolate mMesDen1 chromosome 5, mMesDen1 primary haplotype, whole genome shotgun sequence genome and encodes:
- the ARHGAP31 gene encoding rho GTPase-activating protein 31, with translation MKNKGAKQKLKRKGAASAFGCDLTEYLESSGQDVPYVLKSCAEFIETHGIVDGIYRLSGVTSNIQRLRQEFGSDQCPDLTREVYLQDIHCVGSLCKLYFRELPNPLLTYELYEKFTEAVSHCPEEGQLARIQNVIQELPPSHYRTLEYLIRHLAHIASFSSKTNMHARNLALVWAPNLLRSKEIEATGCNGDAAFLAVRVQQVVIEFILNHVDQIFNNGAPGSLENDENRPIMKSLTLPALSLPMKLVSLEEAQARSLATNHPARKERRENSLPEIVPPMGTLFHTVLELPDNKRKLSSKSKKWKSIFNLGRSGSDSKSKLSRNGSVFVRGQRLSVEKATIRPAKSMDSLCSVPVEGKETKGNFNRTVTTGGFFIPAAKMHSTSTGSSCDLSKQEGEWGQEGMPTGAEGGFDVSSDRSQLQGAQARAPPEQLKVFRPIEDPESEQAAPKMLGMFYTSNDSPSKSVFTSSLFQVEPSPRHQRKALNISKPFAVSVPLRVSAVISTNSTPCRTPPKELQSLSSLEEFSFQGSESGDWPEEKPLGVETSTASVPKKAALENIKPGPDAVRALECSKGLPQEPGGQLEKKTSEHSLGSRHSSELEKKLDAEKAVEEGGETGQVECSALQESPGARGEAAFLHEMDEDDLANTLIWPEIQQELKIIESEEELSSLPPPALKTGAIQPILESSPGPFASPEPPGSLPCGSAPAPVSTPLEEWTKDPTNQSTQGTSAAANREKPATTSILHRSEPEKGQRPDPASLTPLEMVPFEKSPPQAAAEAGGPGNPSPLLLPAPPPPPPTPLEEAPPVQLLKGGPEREDSSGNLRTNPYRDQLKSKGSPGIPSLCQGEEASSEQSEKQNSKNAASEGKGSSFPSPTREVEISPQGEEDVAHLVQEPSDCDEDDTVTDIAQHGLEMVEPWEEPQWVTSPLHSPTLKDVQEAQMQGPQGHRLEKRLSHRPSLRQSHSLDGKTTVKSQWTLEGSSSSSCANLGAERNSNPLQPLAPRSEITGWDEKAMRSFQEFSGLKRTEVPHNQKGPGGLQPKSAESSPVSPAEGKELGTHLGPHNPQIEQGSDPGPENSKENSPGVQDSTSPGEHPPKLQLKSTECGPLKGKNRPSSLNLDSAIPITDLFRFENVASFGSPGMQLSEPGDPKITWMTSSHCEVDPWRVYSQDSQDLDIVAHALTGRRNSAPVSVSAVRTSFMVKMCQARAVPVIPPKIQYTQIPQPLPSQSSEESGAQPLERNQEEPGSTAGTSQKLAQDDSLSSLESPKEEKPKQDTGAIESLPMDATASRMCEGSTLSPEPGLVNLLSTQDAAVQCRKRTSETEPSGDNLLSSKIERPSGGSKPFHRSRPGRPQSLILFSPPFPIMDHPPPSSTVTDSKVLLSPIRSPTQTISPGLLCGELAENTWVTPEGVTLRNKMTIPKNGQRLETSTSCFYQPQRRSVILDGRSGRQIE